From the Neobacillus sp. PS3-34 genome, the window ATGAAATAATTATCGAAGCTAAGAGGCTTGTAGAAAGAATTAAGTTAAAATATCCCGATTTTGTTGGCAAAACGGCAACCGAAAGTGATTTAGCAAAATTAGAAAAAGAACTTAAAATAAAATTGCCAGAATGGTATATCGAATTATATACAACCGTCCCTTTAATAGATGCAGAGTTCGGAATCCAAGAAGATGAACCTGATGAGGATTATGATGGGGTTTCATATATTATATGGGGAGGTGTGGATGACATAATTGATGAAAGCACTAAATATGAACCTGGAATATCGGTATTAGAAGATGGATATGTTTTTTCAGCAAGTTGTTCCCACGGAAGCGGTGACCCTATATATATCAAACTAAGTTCAAAGCAGCTAAGCGTATTTCGAATATACCACGATGATTATTCTAAAAATCAATTAGCAGATGACCTTACTTCTTTGTTTAAGAATGCAATAATCTAACCAGTTCGGTACTACCCATCTTCTTCAATTAAGGGGGTACCTGAGTTGAAGGCTGGGCTGTTATTGTTGTCGGCTTTACTCATATTGTGCTAACAGGCAGATTAGTGGAAGAAGGAACTTGATAATAAGACTATCGTCTACGTTGAGGGGGCTAGTTCTTTTACTTAAGGAGGAACTAATGAAGGCGAGTAAGGTTTTGTTTTTAATTTTTATTATTTTAATGGGATGCGATTTAAATGAAAACCAATTCCAAACTAAAGATAGACGGATTACATTCCAATTTAATAATAAGGCAAATGTATCAAATGTCAGATTAGATAAGATCAGGAAAGAGACGTTATCGACGTATGATGAAATTATGAAATTTAATACTGAATTTCAACCAGCAAAGAAAATCGTTATTGAAATTGAAAAAGGAAAAGGAATATCGACTGGTTATCGAAATGAAGTTAAATTATACTCTGTAAATACTGGCAATTATCCTTTGGTTCACGAATTATCCCATACTCTTTTAGGTTATGGAAATGATTTTGATACAAATTGCGGCTATTTTACACAGGAAGGATTTGCAATATATCTTCAAAATAAGTTAGGAAAACCATACTTTCCAAACGAGACAGTTCCTATACAAAGGTTAATGAAAACCGTAGTAGAGTCTAATAAAAATATTCCATTACATAAATTGATAGATCAGAAGACAGAACGATCGTTTTTTCGTGCCTCCGCAGATACAAGTGAGGGTTATACAATTCAATGGTTAAGTTATTTGGAATCGGGTTCCTTTGTAAGTTATCTAATTGAAAATTATGGAATAAAAAGATTTGAAAAGGTGTTTAATAAGAGGAAACTTGAGGAAAATCTATCAATGGTTTACGGAAAAGGCTTGCCCCAATTAGAAAATGAATGGCTTGATTCCTTAATAAGAGAAAAAGATCCGTCTCAACCTGAAATTAATGGTTTCAGTGACTATTATTCTCTAAGTGAAATGTTATTCTCATTAGATGAATCGATTTTTCAGAAATAAATAAACAAACTTTCATAAAAACTGCCTTTTCCTTATTCGACTAACGGACAGGATAGCTGAATAAAAGTTGCAATCCAAGGGGAGTAAAATGTCCAAATTAGATGATTTAGAACATACAACAGATAATTTGAAAAAGATGCTTAAAAAGGCATTAGAACATCGTCTTGTGCACAAAGAACTGGCTGATTGGTGTTATGAATATTGGAACAGTGAAGAACAATTAGAGAAATCAAGGTATAAGGGGGATAAAGGTCTTAAAGTTGCCGAAGAGATTGACACGCAATGGGAATTGTATCTAATTAACACATACTCTTTAACAGAACTTCAAAAATTGGATGTCTCTAAAATACAAATTCCACGGGAGTGGTTACAAGATTGGTTGAATAGCCTCGATTAAACAGTCTTATTGAAGTAACGGGTGCGATGCTTTAAGAAGGCATCGCCTTTTCCTTATTCGACTAACGGGCAGGTTTGTTGAAGAAGGATTCTGCAAACGAACCCTTGAATATATTAATCAAATACACTTAACAAAAGGAAATTGGTGGTGAAAAATTGATTAAAAGAATTTTTGTAGCTTTTATATCTACTTTGGTATTTTCCTTGGGATTATCTATTTATTCTTACACCCCAGAGTCGGAAAGTATTCAAGGCACCTATTCCTTTGGCGTAGGAGCAACATTCTTTTTGAATTGTATATATATCACCCCTGTGTACTTGCTTATAGGTGTACCGATTTCCTTTATGATTGATAAATGGTTTAATCACTGTTCTCAAAGTATTGGGATTAAGACATATTTGTTAAAAGTAGGAATGTACTCTATTGCAAGTCTGATCCCAACGATAATCTTTTATTTTCTTTTTAATGGTTGGTCCTCATACTCTCCCTTTGAAGATTTTGTAGCGATGTTCATACTAAGTGTAATTGCCTCAAATTTGTTCTATCTCTTCTTGATACTAGTACATAAAATAACTCTTAAAATTTCTAAGTTATATTTTCGGGAATATACGTCTAAAAAATTTAACATTATTAAAGAAGTAATTGACGAATGGGATCCTTTTAACTTTTTACCACACACACCAGAAGATGAGTATGATTCTGAGATAAGTGATATAACCAGTGCCTTACCTGATGTTAAATCAGTTGAACAGCTTGCATATGTAATACACAAGGTATTTGTTAAGTGGTTTGGAGAAGATGCCGTTGATGCAGAAAAATACTCGGTAGAAAAATGTTATCCTGTTGCCGAAAAGATTTGGGAAAAGTTGTTTTAGCAGGTTATGCAGCTAACGGGGAGGTTTGTGAAAAAAAAGGTAATTTCCATTCGGTAAAGAACTAATGTGATTAAGAATAAAAACTAATCAAGTTGTGGAGGGAGAGGATTTAATGTTTTGGGGAATTGTGTTTTTCATATTAAACATTGCAATAATTTTTTATGTTATTTTTAGTCTTTCAACTATTAAATATCAATTGAAATTGATTTCTAAACATTTAAACGTTAAGGAGGAAGAAATAGAAAAGCTGAGTAATGAGGAAATTGAAAAAGAATTAGAAAATAATAATAAGGGTAATTAAACAATTCAATTATTTAACTAAAGTGGGCGAGAGTAGTATATGGTTCCGGCGATTATCGGCAGGTTCTTTTCTTCTTTGATTAAAGGGGAGGTTAGTTAAACATTAATTTGGTTAAATAATATTTCATTTGAACGAGCGAACCGCTTGGTTCGGATATGCGGATTGGTTGTCGTAGATAATATTAACTGGAAATGCAAAGACTAACGGTAACGAATTTACAGGAGTGAGCATTCTGAAAAAAGTTATTGTTTTCTTTGCAATTTTATTAATGTTTGCCACAGGTAACTTGGTTTATGCTAAACCTCTAGAACCAAATGAAATTAAACCATATGCAGAAGACTGGTATGTAACACCAGAGGATATTATTCTGGATATTATATTCCCAGCTATTGATAAAAGGGTAATAAAAGAGTATGGAGGAAAAGAAGCTTCTGGTTTTGGCTGGCAGCAACAGAGGATTGTTAATATTGTTTATAACAACAATCATTCTTATGATATTTCCTTGAAAATTCAAGTTCCAGGACAAAACAATGGACCAATTGGGTATAGAGAAGACTTAGTTAAAGTGAGAGTTTCGCCTTCTTGTGATAGTCCTAAAATTGGATGTAGTCACGGCTTTAGTGTAGAAGTATTAGATTACGAACATAAGTAACGGGAAAAGGTGTTGTTGCCTTTTATGGGTAGAACGTTTTTTAATCGACCTTGTTCAACTAACGGGGGCGAGAGCTTATGACCGGCTATTATTGGCCGGTTCTTTTCTTATTCTACTGAAGGGAGTTTAGTGGAATAGCATTTGTATTGAAGCTTGATCCTATTTGCCCAGCAAGGAGGTATTTATTAAATTGACCGACGATAATAAGTATTTTATTACCACTGGAGAAAAAAATTCCGGAGACTGTTTAGTCTTAACTGGTAATTGGGATGAGAGTTTTAGAAATATTTTGCTTAAAAAAGAAATTAATAATCTTAGACTTAGTAGATCTGCTGGTTGGAAAGATAATGATTTATCTTTTTTAAAGACACTACCTTTCCTGAAAGGAATAGAAGTCTACGCAGATGATATTAGAGATTTAAGTGTAATGAATGACTTGAAATTATTAGAACATCTAGGTTTAGGTTGTAACTTATCACTTGATTTAGATTTTAACAATTTTGAGAATTTAAAAACGTTTCAAGGTAGGTGGAATAAGCATTTAATAAATATATTTAACCTTTCTTCAATTGAGAATTTGAATATTATTAACTATCCATATGAAGACTTGGTTGCCGTTAATAATTTTTATAACTTAAAAAGGTTACAATTAACTTCAACCAAGTTAAAGACTCTAAAAGGGATAGATAATCTAATTAATTTAAAAATTATTGATTTATTTGGATGTACTCAACTGGAATCACTTGAATCGATTGATCGTCTGGAATTATTAGAAGAAATAGAAGTTGAAACTTGTAAAAAATTAAATACCCTTGAGCAATTGAGTAATTTGACAAATTTAAAAACATTATTAATCATAAATTGTGGAAAGATAGAATCTATAAAACCGCTCCACAAGTGTCTAAACTTGATAAAAATTTTTTTAGGAGGGGATACAACAATAATAGATGGTGATATTAAAGTTGTTCTTAATCTTTCAAATTTAAAAGATCTGTGGTTTGTAAATAAAAAACATTACAATATAAAAGTTAGTGAAGCTAAAGCAATATTAGAAAATAAACATTAATTACTTTAGAGTAGAAAACTTATTAAAAGCCTTGAAGGACTCAGTCTTTCAAGGTTTCACTTTGATGAAATAATTTATAAGACAATCGGAAACGGCACATAAATTCCTTGTTCCACTAACGGGTGCATTACATAAATAACCGACAACCACTACCTGCTAATTTTGTTCTTAAAGCAAAGGGGCAGTTTAATTCAAGATTCTTTAGCTAAAGGAGTAATTTCCATATTTTTGTTGGTGTGGAATTTACTGACCAGAGTTATATTTATTTCACCTATGTTTTTCTATGGAATTTTATTAGAGGTGGATAATATTATGGGCATTCTACTGGTACTTTCCATAGTTCTTTCAATGTGGATTTTGCGAAGGTATTTAAGAACTAAAGGTCCTTTTACTTTAAACGGTTACCGCGAAAGAGAAACAAAATTATTCGTTCAAAAAGGGTGGAAGGAATTAATAAATTTATCGAAAGAAAAAATGGAAAAATTCCAATTAGATGAAAGTGAAAGAGCCATAACTAACCTAACCATTGGTCATAGTTATTTTATGCTAAATTTGTATGAATCAGGTTACCGATATTATCAGGAAGGAATTAACATTTTAAATGTTGCTGAATTACCGTTTATTAGGACAGACACCTTTCAAGAATTAATGGATTTCTTAATAAAAGAAAGGCAAATATTAATTGCAAAAAAACTGTACATTGAAGTAAAAGATTTAAAACTTCACAAAAAGGATTTAGACACATTAAAAAAATACGAATACTTAATCAGTGTATAAAAGAAAACTCATTTTAGTATAGACGTTGCTGCCATTTTAGGTGGCATTTTTGTTATTAAACAAACGAAGCAGGTTAATGTAAGAAGGATTTGTTTTATTCAGTAGCGAATTTAGGAATCTAAAAAGTTAAGGAGGTTATTGTATTGCAATCACTAAAAATGGCTCAATTAATTGATTTAGATAATATAGTAAAAATTGATGAAGAAGTAATCGGTAACAATAGCAGATGTGAATATATTAGGAAAGCTATTGAAGAAGAGAGATGTATAATTGCTAATGATAAGAATCTTATCGTTAGTTTTTTAATATTTGATACTCATTTCTTTGATTGTAGCTTCATTTCACTGATAATCGTTAAACCAACTGAAAGGCGAAAAGGATACGCTACATCACTTATTAAGTATTTTATAAACAGTTCGCCAACAAAGAAAATTTTCTCTTCAACCAATAAATCAAATCAAAGAATGCAAGAAGTTTTTAAAGTAAATGGATTCATAAAAAGTGGGTTTATTGAAAATTTAGATGAAGAAGACCCTGAGATAATTTACTTTAAATCTAAATAAGTTCTTGTTCGACTAACGGGTGCTTATGTTAAGTAAAGGTGTTGCTGCTGCGGCATCTTTATTCTTATTAAGCTAAAGTGGCAGTTTACTTGAAGAAGTATTACCAATAGAATAATTGTAAGAAACTAAAAATTTTCGAGGAACCAAAAGGGTGTGGTCGAATTGGTGTACTGGCTGATAACTTTTGTGATTATGGTTTTCATTTCCTTTATCGGCATCAAAAAAGGCAGATGGACAAAGATGGATGTGTTTCTTTTTACCTTTTTTTATTTTTTCCTCTACGCCTTAAGCAAACTTCTGCACAGTGAATGGTTGGCACCGAACTTCGATGACGGCAATCATCACGTCATCAGCTTTATCGGGATTTTTCTCTGGTTTCTCTGCATTATCACGGCGAAGTTCCTTCTTCATTTTCGACAAAAAAGAAAGCGAAGAACCTAGGGGTGATACTTTTTATTTATTCAAGTAACGGGGGCGATAGTTTAACAATTAGACCATAACAACGTGATATTTATTACCATTCGACTTATAGAAAATCTATTTACACTATCAGGAAAAAAGAGGTTTAATAGAGAGGCAACACGGAATGGAGTGGGTTCTACTTTTGGCTTTGCTTCTGCCCTGCTTTGGCAGTAATCCTGGGTTCTGCTTCGGCAGTGGTCCTACCCTCTTCAAAAGGATGAAATGAAAATGGAAATCAAGATGTCTATACGAATCAAAATTTCAAGTGAGGTTGTCGGACTAGTGACGGCGTTAATTAACCTTGCGGTAAATCTGCTTAACCTGTAATGGGTTAAGCTTTTTTACTTCTTTGAACCAATATAGAAACGGCACTGATCCGTCTCGGAAGTCTTGCAAAAATTAGGAGGGGGTGGAGAGTTGAGATTGTCAGAATACGATTCTTCATTTAAAAATAAGTTTATGTTTTTAAAATTCATGGATGATCAAAGTCATGTAGAAAGCCTTCAAAACGGTAATTTAAGATGTGGTACTGCTAAAATTTATAAAGATTTTGAGAAAAAAAAAGGTAAAAAAGGCATAGGGGATAGATACGATTCATCTTTGGTCATTGTTCCACAAAAAGTTAAGTTTCACCTTTCCGATACTATTAAACTTGAAGCTAAAGCTAATAAAGTAAGTCTTGATGATGGTGAAATTGATCACATGCCTGTATTTTGCCTATATGGACTAAATGGTGACTATTTAGAAGTTGAAGATCAGGATGATGAATATTATTATACAAGGACTGTCTTTGATGAAGATGACAAAATTCTATTACAAAAAGACTTTGGGGAACATGCTTTATTAATACATCCGATTTTTTTAGAAAGAGTTGCTCAACGAATGAAAGAGCAAGAGATTAAAGTCACGCACGACTTTGTTACATATCATGATCTTTCAAATAATGATTTAAAAAAATATATTTCTTACGAACAAAATAAGCTAAATGTTGTGTTTCAAAAAGATAAATCTTTTATACATCAAAAGGAATATAGACTTTTATTACATACTCAAATAACAGACTACAAATGGTTTGATATTGGAGATATACATGATTGCTCTGGTTATATAACAAGAGAAAATTTATTTACTGAAGGATTTGAATTGCAAGTAGTTAAGAATGCTTAATGTTTTCAAAAAGATAAAAAAGGAAGACACTCTTTAACTACCATGAAAATAGGTTTCTTCAAGATTAGAAAAATGACAATACTTAAGAAGACCCTGCTCAATCGATAAAAAAGAGGAGAGCGTTAATTAATAAGTCTATGGATTGGGGTGGACTGGATTAAGGTCAGTATCAGTATTGACACTTCCTACCCATTTTCATTCTCTGTGGTGCAGCACTGATTTTGTGCTGCATGGATGGCTAAAGGGGCAGGATAGTTCAATAATGTATTATGATAAAATAAATGGAAAATTAGTAGAGGTGGGTTGAAATGAACACCATTTTAGATGATTTTTTAGAGTTGAAAGAAATACTAAATTCGTTCAACGGACTCGAAAAAAATTATAATTGGCTACTAACTGACCTTGATTGGTCTTACCCTGAGAATTATCTTGATTATTTTGAAGAATATCGAGAATTTGAAGAAAGTGCTACTGCTCTTAATAACTATTGGATTACAGGCGAAAACCTAACTAAACTTGCTAAAAATAAAGACGTTTATTTTATTTGGGGTGTATTTTCAGCATTTGAAAAGAATGAGAAAATTGATCTAAATGAAATTAAAGTGGAACCTTATGCTGATGGAAATCCAAATTTTTGGATTGATAATCCTAAAATTCAACATCCAAAGGCTGTTGTTGAATTAGTCCTGTGGGACTCTTCATCAATTCTCCTTCTTAGTAAAGATAATGTATTATCAAATAAATTTAGAAACACTTTTGAAGGTTGGAAGGATTTAAATGAATACAATCAGAAGTAAATTTTCTTCAACTAACGGGGGCATTACTGAAACAACGGTAATGCTTTTTCTTATTCAAGTAAAGGGCAGGTTAGTTTAACAAGAAATTGTTATAATGTTATTAAAAGTAGTCGAGATATATATGAAGGGATCTAAGGTCTTCATAAACACAAGTTATTCAAAGCAATCATAGTTACTCAAAAGTTTTGAAAGTGAGGAAAAGATAATGTCTGCCTATGAAATGACACCAGTTCCTAACGCCATTACTCTTGTTGGTTTTTATGAAAAAGGGGAAATGTTTGAGAAACCTAATTATATAGAGGAATTAGAGCTATTGAGTAATAAACTAGGCCGTCCTGTGACGAAAAAGTTTTATGTAATATATGACGATGACGCAACCGCCAACTTTATAGGAGTAGAAAAGGACGCTGCTTTTGATAATGATTGGCTAACTGAATTTATCATACCGGAAGGGATCTACCTAAAGGTACAAAGTGAATCATACTATCCAACCTTTGCCCATGAATGGCTGAACGATTGGGTGTTTGGTGAGGATAAAATATATGAAAACTCTCTTTTCTTTGAAGAGTTTTCAATTGAGAATGGTGAACGATACATCTATTTTCCAGATGTTGATCCCATTGTCAATGCAAGCTGGCGGGAGTACCGTCCTTTAGGTAATTCAAAAGAGATGATTAAAGAGCTGACTGAACAGTTTATTTCTGCTGAAAGTGAAGGATATATATGGGAATCCACATTTGCCATAAAGAATAAAGTGGTAGGACTAGATAACTTATCAAAACTGATCAAGCCCTTACCAAACCTGGTCTATCTCCTGTTGGATGAATCAAACGCGATTCTCCCTGTTTCACATGCCAGAAGTGCAGTTTATGAGGTGAAAACGGAGGAGTTAATTAATGAGATTGTCGAGGAAGTAAATGATAATTTACCAAGTGATTGCTGCATATTTGATAAAACTTATGAATGGTTTATTATCACATCTCATGAAGCACTGGATGAGAATGACAACCATTATATAGTGGGCGGAAAACTGTTAGAATATCTTTGATATAGAAAAGAACAAAAAATCAAAACAAGTATGAGTGACCTTGTTCAGCTAACGGGGGCTTTAAGTCAATAAATGGAAAAGTTTAGAAAATGTTTAGTTTTTGGAAAATAAAAGGATGATAAAATGGAAAAAACAGCGTTTCTGTATTTAAGCAGGAACGCTCTTTTGCTATAAAGAGAAGATTTGGGAGAGATAAATGTGGAGAATCATTTTTATAAGAAGTTTATTGAAGTAACACAACAGTTTATAAGGGGAATCAAATGAAACCAAGAAATAATTGGATAGTTATTATTATCTTCAATTTACTTTTATACGTTATTTCCTATTTCTCTACAAAAACCTTATTGTTAACACCGGAAGCAAGGACGTTTCCGAACTTGAAATTTCTTTTGGTGTTATTACTAACTATACTTTTAGTGCTTTCATTAGGAGTTGCCATCAGAAGATATATTTTAACTTATTTGAATGATGAAAATGAACGGAATAATTTTAGGAGAATTTTGCTATTTACTGCCCCTTTGACCCTTTTATTGTATATGACTTTATTTTTAAATTATTTTCAATAAAATAAATTCTAACTTCGGTGATTTTTATTGTGACCGGAGACCAACCCTGGTTTAATACTGGTCTTTATATTGATTGGTTTTCTAATAAATCTTACTATCTCTCTGTGCAAGAGATGAAGAACGGAGCTGTCATTGAGGCGGCTTTTCTTATTGTGCTAACGGGCAGTTTAGTTTAAGAAGGAA encodes:
- a CDS encoding SMI1/KNR4 family protein, which translates into the protein MTNNEIIIEAKRLVERIKLKYPDFVGKTATESDLAKLEKELKIKLPEWYIELYTTVPLIDAEFGIQEDEPDEDYDGVSYIIWGGVDDIIDESTKYEPGISVLEDGYVFSASCSHGSGDPIYIKLSSKQLSVFRIYHDDYSKNQLADDLTSLFKNAII
- a CDS encoding DUF1871 family protein; translated protein: MIKRIFVAFISTLVFSLGLSIYSYTPESESIQGTYSFGVGATFFLNCIYITPVYLLIGVPISFMIDKWFNHCSQSIGIKTYLLKVGMYSIASLIPTIIFYFLFNGWSSYSPFEDFVAMFILSVIASNLFYLFLILVHKITLKISKLYFREYTSKKFNIIKEVIDEWDPFNFLPHTPEDEYDSEISDITSALPDVKSVEQLAYVIHKVFVKWFGEDAVDAEKYSVEKCYPVAEKIWEKLF
- a CDS encoding GNAT family N-acetyltransferase, yielding MQSLKMAQLIDLDNIVKIDEEVIGNNSRCEYIRKAIEEERCIIANDKNLIVSFLIFDTHFFDCSFISLIIVKPTERRKGYATSLIKYFINSSPTKKIFSSTNKSNQRMQEVFKVNGFIKSGFIENLDEEDPEIIYFKSK